In Leucobacter sp. CX169, a single genomic region encodes these proteins:
- a CDS encoding MarR family winged helix-turn-helix transcriptional regulator: MTKPERDHPHDPILDVIAEFSETFSFIRTRWTEFTEQLHPELSGGSIFVLQVILKKGPITATEIGHRLRMDKAMISRQVALLRKLELVDAQAAAEDRRVTLLTGTELARTRLDEVRSQMSEQYRQRFADWGAEDIVQLRDLLRRFNGSADFFEDSASPSARCTPGHVAQDPASS; the protein is encoded by the coding sequence GTGACTAAGCCCGAGCGGGACCACCCGCACGACCCGATCCTCGACGTGATCGCCGAGTTCTCCGAGACGTTCTCGTTCATCCGCACGCGGTGGACCGAGTTCACGGAGCAGCTGCACCCCGAGCTGTCGGGCGGATCGATCTTCGTGCTGCAGGTAATCCTCAAGAAGGGTCCGATCACGGCGACCGAGATCGGGCACCGGCTGCGCATGGACAAAGCGATGATCAGCCGGCAGGTAGCGCTGCTGCGCAAGCTCGAGTTGGTGGATGCGCAGGCCGCGGCCGAGGATCGCCGGGTCACGCTGCTTACCGGCACCGAGCTGGCGCGCACGCGGCTCGACGAGGTGCGGAGCCAGATGTCGGAGCAGTACCGCCAGCGCTTCGCTGACTGGGGCGCCGAGGACATCGTGCAGCTGCGCGACCTGCTGCGGCGGTTCAACGGCAGCGCCGACTTCTTCGAGGACTCGGCTTCGCCATCTGCCCGGTGCACGCCGGGGCATGTGGCGCAGGATCCCGCTTCCTCGTAA